The genomic segment CGAGCGCCATGATCCAGGCCAGGAACCCGCCCGAGTAGCGGACCAGCGTACCGACGGGCAGCGGTCCCTGTCGCTGGACATAGCGCGTCACCCATTGACGATCGTAGCGCGCGGAGGCTTCGTAGAGCTGTCGATAGGCGCTCAGTGGCGGCAACGCATCGCGCTGGCTGTTCGCGCGCGTGAGCATGTCGATGGCGTCGACCACACTGGCCGCGCGGCTCAGCGGTGCGAGCGCGGAGGCGTCGTAGCCGGCCGGATAACCGCTGCCGTCGAGCCGCTCGTTGATACGCTCGATCACGTTCTGGCGGACGTCGATCGCGATCGGCAATCGGGGGCCAAGCACGCGCAGCAACGCCGAGACATGCGGCTGAGCCGGCCCACCCTGATGTTCGCCGAACAGGTGAGCCTCGGTGAGCCGGCGCCCGGCAACCACTGCACGCCCCAGATCGTGTACCAGGGCGGCGAGCACGATATGGGTCGGCTCGGCTGCGAGCGTATCGCCGACCAGGTCCGCCAGGCGGCCGGCGACCGCGATCGAATGCTGGAGCAGCAGCGGGTATTCGCCCAGGCAACACAGCGCATAGAGCAGAGCCTGACGATCCTCGGCCAGCAGCCGACAGATCGTGCGCGCGTCGGTGGCAACCGCCTCGATCGGTGCAGGGCGATCGTTGCGCAGTGCGATCGCCAGTTTGCCGAGATTGGCCGCGACGGCACCCAGCGCGCCAACCATCGGTAGTGCGACCGGTCGTGGCCGTTCGCCGGCGTCCGTCGGACGACCGGTGAACTCGGTGAACTGGGCACAGTCGGCGAGCATGCGGCCTCCACTGCCGCGTCTGAGTGCCAGACCGCGTTCCATATCCGAGAGCATGCGGCCGAGCTGGCGGCGTTGTGAGAATTCCAGCCGCGCGAAGGATACGCCCACCTGCACGGCGGGACGGTCGTTCATGATCTGAATATGACGGATCTCGCCGGAGGCGGACACGCGTTGGTCGTGTGGCCCGACGATTATTATCTCGGCGAGCGGCTGGCCGATCCGCCACAACAGGGCAGGTTGGACATCGATCTCGAGCAGACAGCCGCCCAGCGACAGATTGCCGACATCCGCGGCCACGGGGCGGTCGTGTTCCAGTGTAGTGACCTGCGCCCGTGCAAAAAATTCACCGCCCAGCGGGATACGCGCGCTCTGGCGACCGTCGCCGCCGAGCATCCGCTCGGGTGCGGTGCAGCGCAGGCCCACGGCCTGGTCGCCGGTGATCGACTCGATCGCGATCAGGCCTTCGAAACGAACGAAATCGCTGCCTTGGCGAGAACATACCATCAGCGCGTCCGCACGCCGCAGGACGCCCAGATCCTCGATCATCGCTGCCACCCACAGCAGCAGCGGGGCCGCGGCGTCGTCGGTCTCGATCTTTACGATGCGCAGCGCATGTGCGTGTCCCTCGGGAATCGGGCACAGCCAGAGATCGTCGCCTCGATCGCCGAGCGCGCACAGTTTAGAGATCAGCTCGGTCGGATGGGGGGCAACGGGGCGCGCGGCATGCATCGGACAGCCTCCTCCAGACGTGCATAGCAAAACACCGCAAACCTATCGGCCGGATCGGGACGGGGTTTAATATGCGTCACGGTTGCGCTCGGCCGGTCGATGGATCGATCGACGCGGGGCGGGTTTCATGCGCAGCCCGCACTGAGTTCCGGCGCTGTTCGAGCCCTCCGCGTCACGGCACTGCGGAGGGCCCGAAGCGTGTTACGGCGCGTCGTGCGCTCGTCTCCTGGGCCGGCGGCAGGTCGAGAACGGGCCGGTCGCCGATGTCGTCCGGGCGTCGCCCCGACGCCGCTCAGGACTGGCGAACGGCACTCTGGGCGCGGCCGGCCGCACCGAGCAGCATCTTGCCGATACGCAGGCCCGCCCGGCCGGGGCCTTCGGGGCCTCGGTGGAACTCGGTGTTGCGCGGATCCAGCTCGTAGAGTGCGTAGCCCCCGGACGGCGAGGTCGTGTAGTAGTCCACGCGATCTTCGGCCGGGACATCGGCCCGTCGGCGTAACCGGTAGAGCAGGTAGACCGCCAGAGCCAGCAGAAACGCGGTATTGGTATAGAACAGACCGTTCGGCCCGACCCGATCCATCACCGCAGATGCAGCGACCGGCCCGATGCAGCTGCCGATCCCGTAGGCCAACAGCAACGTGGTGCTGGCGGCGGTGATCTGATGGCTGGGCATCTGGTCGTTGGTGATCGCCACGGATACCGGGTACAGCGCCGCGGACAACCCCATATACAGCCCCACGACGCCGATCAGGCGAACGGCGTGGTCGGGGTTGATCAACGGGATCGCCACGCTGGCCGCGGCTGCGACCGCCAGCACGAACATCAGCACGCGGCGCCGGTTGAAGCGATCGCACAGTCGGCCGATCGGCCAGGCAAGGACCATGGCGCCGACGATCGCACTGGCCATGAACAGCGACAGCCGGTCGGTAGGCAGACCCACGCGGTCGGCATAGACCGGCGCCAGCGCATAGAAGGCGCTCGTCAACAGGCCCGCAATCAGCGAGCCGCTGACGCCGATGGGCGAAATCCGATACAGCGCCACCAGCGACAGCCGTTCGGCACCTTCGATCGGTGGGGCATGCATACGGGTCAACGACAGCGGGATGACCGCGAGGCTCACCAGTATCGTGGCCAGCGTGAACGGCAGCGCGGAATCGGCGCTGCCGATATTGATGAGTAATTGGCCGGACGCGGTCGAAAGAAAGAACACCACCTGATAGACCGCGAACAATCGCGCCCGGTTGGCGTTGGTCGCGCGACTGGAAAACCAGCTCTCCATGACGATCATCAGCCCGGCCATCGCAAAACCGGCCAGGGCGCGCAAACCGGCCCAGAGCGGTGCGCTCACCGCCAGCGGATAGATCTGGATCGAGATCGCCAGCGTCGTGGCGAAGACCGCGAACGCACGGATATGGCCGACCCGCTCGACCACGCGTTCGGCGAACAGCGTCCCGCCCACGAATCCGACCGAATAACACACCAGAATCCAGCCGATCAGCGACGTCGAAAAGCCTTCGTGACTCAGGCGCAGGCCCAGCAGGGTCATCAGAAAGGCGTTGCCAGCGACCAGCAGGATGATGCTGGCGATGAGGGCGATCAGAGAGGAAGCCAGGCGGGTCATGACAGGACTCGAACGAATGACGAAAAGCCGCCGTGGCCGGACCACGACGCGGTAACCGATATGTGAAACGAAGGCGGGGTGGCCCGCGCTCGGTCAGTAGTGCTCGATATGAAACCGGAGCTGCGGATGGTCGAAGGCCACGTGGCGCGCGATCGTCGCCATCGAATCGATCGGCGTGTTGTAGCGCCAGGCGGCATCCACGAGCGTAGTCGCCCCGTGTTGCACGTTGAAGTAATCGGCCTCGCCCTTGAACGGGCAGCGGGTTCGCGTGGCCGATGGGACCAGCCGCGCCCGGGCGACCGCCGCCGGCGGAAAGTACCAGCGCGGTGGATAGCCGCATTCGGTCAGGCATACCGGCGCACGGGTGTCGGCCACGATGGTCTCGCCGGCCATCACCCATACCCGGGCGTTCGGGCGAGCGAGCTGGATCCGATCCGATGAGAAAGCCGACATGAGCACTCCGAGAAGGAAACACCTGGCGGCAGGCGTCTGGCGTCGTCCCGGTTTGGCCGACGTGCGCTAAGGCTGGTTGCCAGGCGCCCGTTTTCAAGAGCATGAATGCAATTTTCTATAAAAAATTGCGCACAACGCGTTGCCGGCGACCAGGTGGGCCATGGGCAGCGCCCAATGCGGGTGCTGGCGGTCGGCGTCTCGGCCTTTATCATGGGCCGGCGCGCTATCCAGCCCCGATATCGATCACACCAGGAGCCACCATGGATTTCTTCTACAACCGCCCCGAGGATGTCGTCGACGAGACCCTGCGCGGACTGGCCCGAATCGCGCCGGTCACCCTGAGTGAACCGCAGCACGGTATTCGCCTGGCCGTCGACGCGCAGTGGCGGGGCGACCGGGTGGCGATCATCTCGGGTGGTGGGGCCGGTCATGAACCGGCTCATGCCGGCTTCGTCGGCCAAGGCATGCTGGCCGCGGCGGTCGCCGGTGAATTGTTCACATCGCCGAGCGTCGAGGCGGTCCTTGCTGCCATCCGCGCGACCTGTGGGCCGGCCGGCTGTCTGCTCATCATCAAGAACTATACCGGCGACCGTCTGAACTTCGGGCTCGCCGCCGAACGGGCCGTGGGCGAGGGCTACAATGTCCGCAGCGTGATCGTGGCCGACGACGTGGCACTGCCGGACGCTGATCAGCAGCGCGGGCTGGCCGGCACCGTGCTGGTACACAAGATCGCCGGCCACTACGCGGCCGCGGGTGCTGATCTCGACACGGTGGCGCACATGGCCGAGCGCGTGTGCGCGTCGCTGTGCTCTCTGGGGCTGGCGCTTTCGAGCTGTACGCTGCCCGGTCACGCGGTGGACCGGCGCGATGCGGAGCTCGGTCTCGGGATCCACAACGAGCCCGGCGTTAGCGAGGTCGATCCGCATGACGCGGACGCCGCGATCCAGCTCGTGGTCGAGCCGCTGCTGGCGGCATTCGATGCGCGTTTCGACGAAGGCACATCGATGATCGTGCTGCTCAACAACCTCGGTGGCTGTGCCACTCAGGAAATGGGCGTACTGATGAACAGCCTGCTCGCGGCCATACCCGCCGCCCGCATCGCGCGTGTCGTCACACCGGCGGCGTTGATGACATCGATGGACATGCACGGCTTCTCGGTCACGCTGCTGCCGGCCGAACATGATTTCGTCAGCGCGCTGGAATCGCCCGTGGATGCGATCGGCTGGCCGGGTATTCGCACCCCGGGTGCGGTCACGACGTTCGAGCCGGCCGTCACTGATTCCGCGCATGACGAGACCGGCGCGCGCGACACGACGCGCGAGTCGCTGCTGCGCGCGGTGATCGACATGCTGGTGGACGCACGGGACGAACTGGATGCTCTGGACGCTCGGGTCGGCGACGGCGATACCGGCACCACGTTTGCCGCCGGTGCCCGTGCCGTGGCCGCCGCGCTTGACGAGGGCCGCCTGTCGAGTGGCGAAGACGCGCGTCTCGCCCACGAGATCGGCGATATCCTTGCGCGCGATATGGGCGGCTCGAGCGGCGTGCTGCTGTCCATCCTGTGTACGGCCACCGGCGCGGCGCTCGCCGAGGACAGCCGCTGGGCCCAGGCGCTCGGGCACGGCATCGAACGCATGCAGCATTACGGCGGCGCCGCCCGGGGCGATCGTACGCTGCTCGATGCGCTCATCCCTGCCGTCGAGGCGTTGGCCACGGGTGCCGATCTGCATGCGGCGGCCAAGGCCGCACGCGACGGTGCCGATGCAACGCGGTCCATGACCCGTGCCCGGGCTGGGCGTTCAGCCTACGTGCCCGAAAACGTACTGCGCGATCTCGCCGACCCGGGCGCGGAAGCCATCGCCCGCATCTGGCAGCGGCTGGCCGAAGCCTAGCGGCGCTTGGCTTCATCTGTTGCACAGGCTGCAACAGATGAAGCGTGTCGAGTGTTGCGATGCTACAGCTGATGCGCGCCGCGCGGTGCGTGTCGCGTGGTGTCCGAAGCCCCGTTGTATTTGAAAAACCCTGAAAAAATAGGGGTGTGGAATAACTCGCGCCATCGTCACACGGCTGGCTGCATCCCCGTGGTGGCACTGGCATGTCGCTTGCTCCTGTCGTGGTCGATAAAACGCGGTTTGCGAGACAGCCGCATAAAAATGGCGTTCGAGGAGATTCCCAAACGGCGTGCCCCAACGATGGCTTTTCGGCTGTGATGGCCGTCGGCGCATCGTTTGTGCCGATACGTCGATTCCCGCCTCGAGCGTCTTCTTTCGACAAGGAGCGCTATCCATGAGCAAGCCTTCAGACCCGGAGCAGAATTTTATCGACGGTGGCTTTGTGGCCGCCCGCGGCGAATCGATCGCGGTCGAAAACCCGGCCACCCAGGCCACGATCGGCCATATCCCCGACAGCGATGCAGACGTGGTGAACACGGCCGTGACCGCTGCGCGTCGTGCCCAGCCTGACTGGGAAAAGCGTCCGGCGATCGAGCGCGCCGGTTATCTGCGCCAGATCAGCGCGAAACTGCGTGAGCGGGTGGCCGAGTTCGCCGACCTCATCGTGCGCGAACAGGGCAAGGTACGGGCGCTGGCCGAGGTGGAAGTCAACTTCACCGCTGACTATATCGACTACATGGCCGAGTGGGCGCGTCGTATCGAGGGCGAGGTCATCGAGAGCGATCGTGCCGGTGAAAGCATCTTTTTGCTGCGCAAGCCTGTGGGCGTGGTGGCCGGCATCCTGCCCTGGAATTTCCCGTTCTTTCTGATCGCACGCAAGATGGCGCCGGCGCTGGTCACGGGCAATACCGTGGTCATCAAGCCCAGTGAGGAAACGCCGCTCAATGCGTATGCGTTTGCCAGGCTGGTCGCCGAAACCGACTTGCCGGCCGGTGTGTTCAATCTCGTGGGCGGCCGTGGCGCGACGACCGGCAACGCGCTGTGTGCCCACCCGGACGTGCGCCTGATCACCTTTACCGGCAGCGTGGCGACCGGCTCGCGGATCATGGCCACGGCGGCAACGAACCTGACGCAGGTGAATCTGGAACTCGGCGGCAAGGCGCCGGCGATCGTGCTGGCCGACGCCGATCTCGATCTGGCTGCGAAAGCGATCTGCGATTCGCGCACCATCAACACCGGCCAGGTCTGCAACTGCGCGGAGCGGGTCTATGTCGAGAAAAGCGTTGCCGAGCCGCTGGCCGAGAGGATTGCGGCTCATTTGAAGGCCACCCGCTACGGCGACCCCTCGGCCGAAGACGAGCTCGACATGGGCCCGCTCATCAACAAGGCGGGGCTGGACAAGGTCGCTGACATGGTCGAGCAGGCCAAGGCCGATGGCGCCACCGTGGTCACCGGCGGCACGACCGCCAATCTGGGTCAGGGCTATCACTATCTGCCCACACTGCTGACCGATTGCCGGGCCGATATGGCGATCATGCGCGACGAGATCTTCGGCCCGGTTCTGCCGATGCAGACCGTCGATTCGCTGGATGAAGCCATCGCGCTCGCCAACGATTCCGACTACGGCCTCACCTCGTCGATCTACACCACGAACATCAACGCGGCGATGCAGGCGGTACGCGGACTGCAATACGGCGAGACCTATATCAACCGCGAGAATTTCGAAGCCATGCAGGGCTTTCATGCCGGCCGGCGCAAGTCGGGTATCGGCGGTGCCGACGGCAAGCACGGCCTCTACGAGTTCATGGAGACGCATGTCGTCTACATGCAGCACGGCTAACGTAGCCAGGAGAAGCAATAATTATGAATACGCAGAGATTCCACCCGCCGCATGCCTGGCGACGTCACACCGGGCTCGCCCTGGCGTTGTTCGCGTTCTGCCAGCCCGGGGCGTTCGCCGAAACCGGCAGTGACACCCGCGGGCCGGCCGATGTCGACGGCGAGCGCATCATCAATGCCGACAAGGAACCCGGCAACTGGATGAGCACCGGCCGGACCTATGACGAACAGCGTTACAGCCCGCTGGACGACATCAACGACGAGAACGTCGATGAGCTGGGTTTGACCTGGCAATACAAGCTGGATGTCGATCGCGGCGTCGAGGCCACCCCGATCGTGGTCGACGGCGTGATGTATACCACCGGTGCCTACAGCATCGTCTATGCCTTTGATGCCGCCTCCGGCGAACTGTTGTGGAAGCACGACCCGAAGGTCGATCGCACCAAGGCGGCCAGTTTCTGCTGCGGCGTGGTCAACCGCGGCGTGGCCGTGTGGAAAGGCAAGGTCTTTCTCGGCACGCTGGACGGGCGCATGGTGGCCATCGATGCCGCCAGCGGCAAGGAAGTCTGGTCGGCCGATACGATCATTGATCACGATCGCAGCTACGGCATCACCGGTGCGCCGCGTATCGTCAAGGACAAGGTGATCATCGGCAACAGCGGCGCCGAGTTCGGCGTACGCGGCTATATCACGGCCTACGATACCGAAACCGGCGACCAGGCCTGGCGCTTTTTCACCGTGCCCGGCGATCCGGCCAAGCCGCAGGAAAACGAAGCCCTCGAAATGGCTGCCAAGACCTGGCACGGCGATGCCTGGATCGAGCAGGGCGGCGGCGGCACGGCCTGGGATTCCATGGCCTACGATCCTGACCTGAACCTGCTTTATGTCGGTGTCGGCAACGGCTCGATGTGGAATTACAAGGCGCGCTCCGATGCCAAGGGCGATAACCTGTTCCTGTCGTCGATCGTGGCCATCAACCCCGACAACGGCGACTATGTCTGGCACTACCAGACCACGCCGGGCGATGCCTGGGACTACACCGCGACCCAGCACATGATCCTTGCCGATCTCGACATCGACGGCAAGACACGTGAAGTGATCATGCAGG from the Salinisphaera sp. T31B1 genome contains:
- a CDS encoding PQQ-dependent dehydrogenase, methanol/ethanol family, whose protein sequence is MNTQRFHPPHAWRRHTGLALALFAFCQPGAFAETGSDTRGPADVDGERIINADKEPGNWMSTGRTYDEQRYSPLDDINDENVDELGLTWQYKLDVDRGVEATPIVVDGVMYTTGAYSIVYAFDAASGELLWKHDPKVDRTKAASFCCGVVNRGVAVWKGKVFLGTLDGRMVAIDAASGKEVWSADTIIDHDRSYGITGAPRIVKDKVIIGNSGAEFGVRGYITAYDTETGDQAWRFFTVPGDPAKPQENEALEMAAKTWHGDAWIEQGGGGTAWDSMAYDPDLNLLYVGVGNGSMWNYKARSDAKGDNLFLSSIVAINPDNGDYVWHYQTTPGDAWDYTATQHMILADLDIDGKTREVIMQAPKNGFFYVLDRKTGKVISAEKYAPVNWAEKVDLETGRPVFTDHAKYWEQDGPVVVQPGFWGGHDWQPMSYNPNTGLVYIPKHYFEVTYEDVRDPEWTPQKGFYQLGTKAAAMSDDAEEMQSWADRWTGGLLAWDPVKQEKVWEVPYKTIFNGGTLSTAGNLVFEGTADGRVVAYRATDGKKLWESPANSGVMAAPVTYTAGGEQYVTFMVGWGGAFSTFAGGQSKNAGVRPYAEVLTFKIGGDEKLAEPDFPPLAKPEPPEQTASAADIAEGKDLMNGHCSQCHGMNAASGGVTPDLRRLSADTHDQFKAIVMGARLTKGMPSYAGVLEPAQIDKIHAYLIKRANDLLDEEYSDDQ
- a CDS encoding MFS transporter, producing MTRLASSLIALIASIILLVAGNAFLMTLLGLRLSHEGFSTSLIGWILVCYSVGFVGGTLFAERVVERVGHIRAFAVFATTLAISIQIYPLAVSAPLWAGLRALAGFAMAGLMIVMESWFSSRATNANRARLFAVYQVVFFLSTASGQLLINIGSADSALPFTLATILVSLAVIPLSLTRMHAPPIEGAERLSLVALYRISPIGVSGSLIAGLLTSAFYALAPVYADRVGLPTDRLSLFMASAIVGAMVLAWPIGRLCDRFNRRRVLMFVLAVAAAASVAIPLINPDHAVRLIGVVGLYMGLSAALYPVSVAITNDQMPSHQITAASTTLLLAYGIGSCIGPVAASAVMDRVGPNGLFYTNTAFLLALAVYLLYRLRRRADVPAEDRVDYYTTSPSGGYALYELDPRNTEFHRGPEGPGRAGLRIGKMLLGAAGRAQSAVRQS
- a CDS encoding PilZ domain-containing protein; this translates as MHAARPVAPHPTELISKLCALGDRGDDLWLCPIPEGHAHALRIVKIETDDAAAPLLLWVAAMIEDLGVLRRADALMVCSRQGSDFVRFEGLIAIESITGDQAVGLRCTAPERMLGGDGRQSARIPLGGEFFARAQVTTLEHDRPVAADVGNLSLGGCLLEIDVQPALLWRIGQPLAEIIIVGPHDQRVSASGEIRHIQIMNDRPAVQVGVSFARLEFSQRRQLGRMLSDMERGLALRRGSGGRMLADCAQFTEFTGRPTDAGERPRPVALPMVGALGAVAANLGKLAIALRNDRPAPIEAVATDARTICRLLAEDRQALLYALCCLGEYPLLLQHSIAVAGRLADLVGDTLAAEPTHIVLAALVHDLGRAVVAGRRLTEAHLFGEHQGGPAQPHVSALLRVLGPRLPIAIDVRQNVIERINERLDGSGYPAGYDASALAPLSRAASVVDAIDMLTRANSQRDALPPLSAYRQLYEASARYDRQWVTRYVQRQGPLPVGTLVRYSGGFLAWIMALDGSGQPTRLRLVRNLSGGQRPVDEIVDKRHIAQLGELERTVPARQYGLRPY
- the aldA gene encoding aldehyde dehydrogenase gives rise to the protein MSKPSDPEQNFIDGGFVAARGESIAVENPATQATIGHIPDSDADVVNTAVTAARRAQPDWEKRPAIERAGYLRQISAKLRERVAEFADLIVREQGKVRALAEVEVNFTADYIDYMAEWARRIEGEVIESDRAGESIFLLRKPVGVVAGILPWNFPFFLIARKMAPALVTGNTVVIKPSEETPLNAYAFARLVAETDLPAGVFNLVGGRGATTGNALCAHPDVRLITFTGSVATGSRIMATAATNLTQVNLELGGKAPAIVLADADLDLAAKAICDSRTINTGQVCNCAERVYVEKSVAEPLAERIAAHLKATRYGDPSAEDELDMGPLINKAGLDKVADMVEQAKADGATVVTGGTTANLGQGYHYLPTLLTDCRADMAIMRDEIFGPVLPMQTVDSLDEAIALANDSDYGLTSSIYTTNINAAMQAVRGLQYGETYINRENFEAMQGFHAGRRKSGIGGADGKHGLYEFMETHVVYMQHG
- a CDS encoding DUF427 domain-containing protein; the encoded protein is MSAFSSDRIQLARPNARVWVMAGETIVADTRAPVCLTECGYPPRWYFPPAAVARARLVPSATRTRCPFKGEADYFNVQHGATTLVDAAWRYNTPIDSMATIARHVAFDHPQLRFHIEHY
- a CDS encoding dihydroxyacetone kinase subunit DhaK, producing MDFFYNRPEDVVDETLRGLARIAPVTLSEPQHGIRLAVDAQWRGDRVAIISGGGAGHEPAHAGFVGQGMLAAAVAGELFTSPSVEAVLAAIRATCGPAGCLLIIKNYTGDRLNFGLAAERAVGEGYNVRSVIVADDVALPDADQQRGLAGTVLVHKIAGHYAAAGADLDTVAHMAERVCASLCSLGLALSSCTLPGHAVDRRDAELGLGIHNEPGVSEVDPHDADAAIQLVVEPLLAAFDARFDEGTSMIVLLNNLGGCATQEMGVLMNSLLAAIPAARIARVVTPAALMTSMDMHGFSVTLLPAEHDFVSALESPVDAIGWPGIRTPGAVTTFEPAVTDSAHDETGARDTTRESLLRAVIDMLVDARDELDALDARVGDGDTGTTFAAGARAVAAALDEGRLSSGEDARLAHEIGDILARDMGGSSGVLLSILCTATGAALAEDSRWAQALGHGIERMQHYGGAARGDRTLLDALIPAVEALATGADLHAAAKAARDGADATRSMTRARAGRSAYVPENVLRDLADPGAEAIARIWQRLAEA